A DNA window from Haliovirga abyssi contains the following coding sequences:
- the cas1b gene encoding type I-B CRISPR-associated endonuclease Cas1b: MKRNYYLSKSGTLKRKDNSLNFIINGENHYIPIEDVDVIYILGELNLNSKLINFLSQNGVILHFFNYYGFYTGSFYPREKLNSGYLFVEQVKHYIDNEKRVEIAKEIINTASFNIHRNIRYYNERDKDLEIYIDEISKIRNKIEQCKTITEIMGEEGNIRKTYYKTFNTIINQDINFTKRVRRPPDNMINTLMSFVNTLIYTTVLGEIYHTQLSPVVSFLHEPGERRFSLSLDIAEVFKPLIGDRMIFYLLNKNIITEKDFVEEINYMYMKDGARKKILKEYDERLNKTIRHKKLKRDVTYKHLIRLELYKLVKHLSGEEEYDGFKIWW, from the coding sequence ATAAAAAGAAATTATTACCTTTCAAAAAGTGGAACTTTAAAAAGAAAAGACAATAGTTTGAATTTTATAATTAATGGAGAAAATCATTATATACCTATAGAAGATGTGGATGTAATTTATATTTTGGGAGAGCTAAACTTAAACAGTAAACTTATTAATTTTCTATCACAAAATGGAGTGATACTACATTTTTTTAATTATTATGGATTTTATACAGGTAGTTTTTATCCAAGAGAAAAACTTAATTCTGGATATTTATTTGTAGAACAAGTTAAACACTATATTGATAATGAAAAAAGAGTTGAGATTGCAAAAGAGATAATAAATACAGCTTCTTTTAATATTCATAGAAATATAAGGTATTATAATGAAAGAGATAAAGATTTGGAAATATATATAGATGAAATATCAAAAATCAGAAATAAGATAGAACAATGTAAAACTATAACAGAAATAATGGGAGAAGAGGGTAATATTAGAAAAACCTATTATAAAACTTTTAATACAATTATTAATCAGGATATAAATTTTACCAAAAGAGTAAGAAGACCACCTGATAATATGATAAATACTCTTATGTCTTTTGTAAATACATTAATATATACAACAGTATTAGGAGAAATATATCATACTCAACTTTCTCCAGTTGTAAGTTTTTTACATGAGCCTGGAGAAAGAAGATTTTCTTTAAGCCTTGATATTGCAGAAGTTTTTAAACCATTAATTGGAGATAGAATGATATTTTATTTATTAAATAAAAATATTATTACAGAAAAAGATTTTGTTGAGGAAATTAATTATATGTATATGAAAGACGGTGCAAGAAAAAAGATTTTAAAAGAGTATGATGAGAGATTAAATAAAACAATAAGACATAAAAAATTAAAAAGAGATGTTACATATAAACATTTAATAAGATTGGAATTATATAAATTAGTTAAGCACTTAAGCGGGGAGGAGGAATATGATGGATTTAAAATTTGGTGGTGA
- a CDS encoding iron-containing alcohol dehydrogenase — MRISIPRILRIKPNALYKIGKYLRKEGFYKVALFFGEGIKEFTYDKISISFDSSEINVTYEKIIENNNIDDIFELVSKIPTGTQAIVAVGGGKAIDESINIKENFYTILSEIENRDKLKEFLLNDEIFNKITV; from the coding sequence ATGAGAATATCAATACCAAGAATATTAAGAATAAAACCAAATGCATTATATAAAATAGGAAAGTATTTAAGAAAGGAAGGATTTTATAAAGTAGCACTATTTTTTGGAGAGGGGATTAAAGAATTTACATATGATAAAATTTCAATCTCTTTTGACTCTTCGGAAATAAATGTTACTTATGAAAAAATAATAGAAAATAATAATATAGATGATATTTTTGAATTAGTTTCAAAAATTCCAACTGGAACACAAGCTATTGTGGCAGTTGGCGGAGGAAAAGCAATTGATGAATCTATTAATATTAAAGAAAATTTTTATACTATATTATCTGAAATTGAAAATAGAGATAAGCTGAAAGAATTTTTGTTAAATGATGAAATTTTTAATAAAATTACAGTTTAG
- the cmr6 gene encoding type III-B CRISPR module RAMP protein Cmr6: MSEMGNVGYLFYKKLYENKEKLLLEICKGNAKKLNDGKEGEDKVIENILSHKLNTETNKEEVKDLETFKLKITYPGLLIGSGYNHDSGLEEDFKLGFFFDYTTGLPVIPGSSIKGVLRSVFPSEKDDEEKREGKREYINEILSKDFSFEELKEIELEIFEGIKGGEKIPMKDRDIFYDAEIVEVKDKIFEDDYLCPHGDNPLKAPKPLRFLKVAPGAVFEFKFDLKEGILGEEEKKSLFEEILLDLGIGAKTNVGYGQFE, encoded by the coding sequence ATGAGTGAAATGGGAAATGTAGGATATCTATTTTATAAAAAGCTATATGAAAATAAGGAAAAATTATTATTAGAGATTTGTAAAGGAAATGCTAAAAAGTTAAACGATGGTAAAGAAGGAGAAGATAAAGTTATTGAAAATATTTTAAGCCATAAATTAAATACAGAAACGAATAAAGAAGAAGTTAAAGACTTAGAAACTTTTAAATTAAAAATAACTTATCCAGGTCTTTTAATTGGAAGTGGATATAATCATGATAGTGGATTGGAAGAAGATTTTAAACTTGGTTTTTTCTTTGATTATACTACAGGATTACCTGTGATTCCAGGTTCATCTATAAAAGGTGTATTAAGGAGTGTATTTCCTTCTGAAAAAGATGATGAGGAAAAAAGAGAGGGAAAAAGAGAGTATATTAATGAGATTTTAAGTAAGGATTTTTCTTTTGAAGAATTAAAAGAGATTGAATTAGAAATATTTGAAGGTATAAAAGGTGGAGAAAAAATACCAATGAAAGATCGAGATATCTTTTATGATGCAGAAATAGTAGAAGTAAAAGATAAAATATTTGAAGATGATTATTTATGTCCACATGGAGATAACCCATTAAAAGCTCCAAAACCTTTGCGATTTTTAAAAGTTGCTCCAGGAGCTGTTTTTGAATTTAAATTTGATTTAAAAGAAGGTATCTTGGGAGAAGAGGAAAAAAAATCTTTATTCGAAGAAATATTATTAGACTTAGGTATTGGAGCAAAAACAAATGTAGGATATGGGCAATTTGAATGA
- a CDS encoding HAD-IIA family hydrolase, translating into MAIKNIISDMDGVIYRGKNLIPGAKECVENLLKNNIKFLFLTNNSEQTAIDLIRKLELLGIKGLTEKNFITSAMATAMFLSEQKPGGTAYVIGGGGLINELYKVGFSISENNPDYVVVGKTKSYNFEMIKKAVELINKGAKFIATNPDVIDPIENGIEPACGALLAPIERATGKSPFVVGKPNAIMMTLAKRKLGVHSEETLMIGDRMDTDIIGGLEAGMKTCLVLSGVSTKEMLNKFPYRPNYIFNNISEVNLEKINKELEILEK; encoded by the coding sequence ATGGCTATAAAAAATATAATATCAGATATGGATGGAGTAATATACAGAGGGAAAAATTTAATTCCAGGTGCAAAAGAGTGCGTAGAAAATTTATTGAAAAATAATATAAAATTTTTATTTTTAACTAATAATTCAGAACAAACTGCTATTGATTTGATTAGAAAATTAGAGCTATTAGGAATAAAAGGATTAACAGAAAAGAATTTTATAACTTCTGCAATGGCAACAGCTATGTTTTTATCAGAACAAAAACCTGGCGGAACAGCTTATGTAATTGGTGGTGGAGGATTAATTAATGAATTATATAAAGTTGGATTCTCTATTTCAGAAAATAATCCTGATTATGTAGTAGTAGGAAAAACTAAAAGTTATAATTTTGAAATGATAAAAAAAGCAGTAGAGTTAATAAATAAAGGAGCTAAATTTATAGCCACTAATCCAGATGTAATAGACCCAATAGAAAATGGAATAGAACCAGCTTGTGGAGCATTACTTGCCCCAATTGAAAGAGCTACGGGGAAATCTCCATTTGTAGTAGGGAAACCAAATGCTATAATGATGACTTTAGCTAAAAGGAAATTAGGGGTGCATTCAGAAGAAACATTAATGATAGGAGATAGAATGGATACTGATATAATAGGAGGATTAGAAGCTGGAATGAAAACTTGTCTTGTGTTATCAGGAGTTAGCACAAAAGAGATGTTAAATAAATTTCCATACAGACCAAACTATATTTTTAATAACATAAGTGAAGTTAATTTAGAAAAGATAAACAAGGAATTAGAAATATTAGAAAAATAA
- the cmr4 gene encoding type III-B CRISPR module RAMP protein Cmr4, whose translation MCIKIKKDIYLIECFTNLHVGSGDNDFGLIDTRVQRDVITGFPTINSSSLKGALKEHCGDDLIEGFGNETQKGKYKFFPAKLLAIPARALDRPYYLVTCQEILDDFKEMMELFYKETEDFKNEEFQEEKEVEGYKTKKYIKYKKLIKDIDKEKGEEEILILEYKDFKELVSELPVIARNHLENGESQNLWYEEIVPRKSLFYFGIDKGIEEKVEGKTLEEKFEEKILFDENGGELIHIGGNVTIGYGACKIKKLKTKEGDKSE comes from the coding sequence ATGTGTATAAAAATCAAGAAAGATATATATTTAATAGAGTGTTTTACAAATTTACATGTAGGAAGTGGAGATAATGATTTTGGTTTAATAGATACTAGAGTACAAAGAGATGTAATTACGGGATTTCCTACAATAAATTCATCAAGTTTAAAAGGAGCATTAAAAGAACATTGTGGTGATGATTTAATAGAGGGTTTTGGAAATGAAACTCAAAAAGGAAAATATAAATTTTTTCCAGCAAAACTATTGGCTATTCCAGCAAGAGCATTAGATAGACCTTATTATTTAGTAACTTGTCAAGAAATATTAGATGACTTTAAAGAGATGATGGAATTGTTTTACAAAGAGACTGAAGATTTTAAAAATGAAGAATTTCAAGAAGAGAAAGAAGTAGAAGGATATAAAACTAAAAAGTATATTAAATATAAAAAACTCATTAAAGATATAGATAAAGAAAAAGGAGAGGAAGAAATATTAATACTAGAATATAAGGATTTTAAAGAATTAGTGTCAGAACTTCCGGTGATTGCAAGAAATCACCTTGAAAATGGTGAAAGCCAAAATTTATGGTATGAAGAAATTGTTCCAAGAAAATCTCTATTTTATTTTGGAATAGATAAAGGAATTGAAGAAAAAGTTGAAGGTAAAACTTTAGAGGAAAAATTCGAAGAAAAAATACTTTTTGATGAAAATGGAGGTGAATTAATCCATATTGGTGGGAATGTAACTATTGGATATGGAGCTTGTAAAATTAAAAAGTTAAAAACGAAAGAAGGTGATAAAAGTGAGTGA
- a CDS encoding type III-B CRISPR module-associated Cmr3 family protein, with product MGRNRKKNKSKKKRTKTISKKIYFVRLKPLDSYFFSGRETFNYSSGRESIKNYYVKSEYFPQQTTILGMLRREILIVTGYYKEDRREYSKNSQEIVKLIGNGSFNAEGHKNEDGFGKIKNISPIFLYKDGNIFTPAPLDYGLKFEKSEGNCYFNSENKDSKADKDYKNFIPNLKNYEVKNGLNRKIISFNSFKKKYLFDDIFEEDERIGIDTKVTENGYYRQLYYKLKNNFEFCFFVKLEEDIFEISEKESYKTTVYIGAEGKPFKLEITKSSLDFEGLVENYKTSKERIVCISDIILNEDEFYKLKTEVDFILGEKQFFKNFVYDYKTNDGKKVKPYFLLKRGSVIYVSKGSQKIEEIINKKHIKVIGYNYITGGIK from the coding sequence ATGGGGAGAAATAGGAAAAAAAATAAATCAAAAAAAAAGAGGACCAAAACTATTTCTAAAAAAATATATTTTGTTAGATTAAAACCATTAGACTCCTATTTTTTTTCCGGAAGAGAAACTTTTAATTATTCAAGTGGTAGAGAATCAATAAAAAATTATTATGTAAAATCTGAATATTTTCCTCAACAAACTACAATATTAGGGATGTTGAGAAGAGAAATATTAATTGTAACTGGATATTATAAAGAAGATAGACGAGAGTATTCAAAGAATTCTCAAGAGATTGTTAAGTTAATAGGGAATGGGAGTTTTAATGCAGAAGGGCATAAAAATGAAGATGGATTTGGTAAAATAAAAAATATATCTCCTATATTTTTATACAAAGATGGAAATATCTTTACTCCAGCTCCTTTAGATTATGGATTAAAGTTTGAAAAATCAGAAGGAAATTGTTATTTTAATTCAGAAAATAAAGATAGTAAAGCAGATAAAGATTATAAAAATTTTATTCCAAATTTAAAAAATTATGAAGTTAAAAATGGTTTAAATAGAAAAATAATAAGTTTTAACTCATTTAAGAAAAAATATTTGTTTGATGATATTTTTGAGGAAGATGAAAGAATAGGTATTGATACTAAAGTAACAGAAAATGGATATTATAGGCAACTGTATTATAAATTAAAAAATAATTTTGAATTTTGTTTTTTTGTAAAATTGGAAGAAGATATATTTGAAATTAGTGAGAAAGAATCATATAAAACTACAGTTTATATTGGAGCAGAAGGGAAACCATTTAAACTTGAAATTACTAAAAGTAGTTTAGATTTTGAAGGATTAGTTGAAAATTATAAAACATCTAAAGAAAGAATAGTTTGCATAAGTGACATTATATTAAATGAAGATGAATTTTATAAATTAAAAACAGAGGTAGATTTTATTTTAGGCGAAAAACAATTTTTTAAAAATTTCGTTTATGACTATAAGACAAATGATGGGAAAAAAGTTAAACCTTATTTTCTTCTTAAAAGGGGAAGTGTAATTTATGTTAGTAAAGGATCACAAAAAATAGAAGAAATTATTAATAAAAAACATATAAAAGTGATAGGATATAATTATATTACGGGAGGGATAAAGTAA
- a CDS encoding Crp/Fnr family transcriptional regulator translates to MDLEFLRDMVILEDLSEEDLLGLSKIVYTKTLKKGEILFFEGDKGDSMYIIKSGKVKILKLSEDGREKILSILSEGDFLGEMALLDSEMRSATVEAMEEIELYAIYKTEFLDFLKKNFSVTMHIIRTLSDRVRILNKKVEVLTFKDVYARFNETLKELSEKYGVVHKGTIKLNINLTHKDLANMLGVTRETVTRMIGKLKREGILDIQDKKIIILDIEKLENMKI, encoded by the coding sequence GTGGATTTAGAATTTTTGAGAGATATGGTAATATTAGAAGATTTGTCAGAAGAGGATTTACTTGGATTATCTAAAATTGTATATACAAAAACCTTAAAAAAAGGTGAAATTTTATTTTTTGAAGGTGATAAAGGTGACTCTATGTATATTATTAAAAGTGGAAAAGTTAAAATATTAAAATTATCCGAAGACGGTAGAGAAAAAATATTATCAATATTATCAGAAGGAGATTTTCTTGGAGAAATGGCTCTTTTAGATAGTGAAATGAGATCTGCTACAGTAGAAGCAATGGAAGAAATAGAACTATATGCAATTTATAAAACTGAATTTTTAGATTTTTTGAAAAAGAATTTTTCAGTAACAATGCATATTATAAGAACGTTATCAGATAGAGTAAGAATATTAAATAAAAAAGTAGAAGTTTTAACTTTTAAAGATGTATATGCTAGATTCAATGAAACTTTAAAGGAATTAAGCGAAAAATATGGAGTAGTACATAAAGGAACTATAAAATTAAATATAAATTTGACTCATAAAGATTTGGCAAATATGCTAGGTGTAACAAGAGAGACAGTTACAAGAATGATAGGTAAATTAAAAAGAGAAGGTATATTAGATATACAAGATAAAAAAATAATAATTTTAGATATTGAAAAATTGGAAAATATGAAAATATAA
- the cas2 gene encoding CRISPR-associated endonuclease Cas2, producing the protein MYIILVYDIIFTDTKEGSKALRRIFKTCKRYLHHIQNSVFEGEISNAKYIEMSYELAKYIRKDMDSVIVFKQDSGKWLRKDFLGIEDDKTTNFL; encoded by the coding sequence TTGTATATTATACTTGTATATGATATAATATTTACAGACACAAAAGAGGGTTCTAAAGCTTTAAGGAGGATATTTAAAACTTGCAAAAGGTATCTTCATCACATACAAAATTCTGTTTTTGAAGGTGAGATATCAAATGCAAAGTATATTGAAATGAGTTACGAATTAGCAAAATATATAAGAAAAGATATGGATTCTGTTATTGTTTTTAAACAGGATTCAGGGAAATGGTTAAGAAAAGATTTTTTAGGAATAGAAGATGATAAAACAACTAATTTTTTATAG
- the cas10 gene encoding type III-B CRISPR-associated protein Cas10/Cmr2, with translation MTKYIGVTIGPIVDTISRAKKTRSAWRTSYMFSYIMKKIIWKLKQDNRIELILPYSKDDSIYTKPKKAGLFHDRLIIEVKKDFKLKDLVEIKDSVFEEFAKNAFKDNLDKKTKEEFIKYLDTYINFYALEKELDSKDNIILEISKYLDVMELQPQICFMQFEENKDYLFDFINDVSNDFLEKDAFEEGYEIKSLPEIAFTDIYKKSLEKVEEIDKEINKGKEDDKYPDDEKCYEIFKESMSAEFKKHHKYYAVVRADGDGIGAIIKELKVKEDYQNFSNILFEFAKESVEEIEIYGGLPIFAGGDDLLFFAPIINSSCNEYKNIFELTTALSNIFEEKLKNLKGKTNKKGTLSFGITINYYKYPLYEAYNNSATLLFEKAKKYKGKNATAVKLLKGGNKPIEFILSKAEKEKFQEFLKIFNYDNKDKKLIKGVIYTLENQIELLKLIQNDEEKLTNFFINNFKKEIHTDKTQINGLVREINKILQLVINYGKKEETENLLKLLRFLMFLTERGDE, from the coding sequence ATGACTAAATATATAGGAGTAACGATAGGACCAATAGTAGATACAATATCAAGAGCAAAAAAAACACGTAGTGCATGGCGTACTAGTTATATGTTTTCATATATTATGAAAAAAATTATTTGGAAATTAAAACAAGACAATAGAATAGAATTAATTTTGCCGTATTCAAAAGATGATTCTATTTATACAAAACCTAAAAAAGCAGGTTTATTTCATGATAGATTAATTATTGAAGTAAAAAAAGATTTTAAATTAAAAGATTTAGTAGAAATTAAAGATAGTGTTTTTGAAGAGTTTGCAAAGAATGCGTTTAAAGATAATTTAGATAAAAAAACAAAAGAAGAATTTATAAAATATTTAGATACATATATTAATTTTTATGCACTGGAAAAAGAACTTGATTCAAAAGATAATATAATTCTTGAGATATCTAAATATTTAGATGTAATGGAATTACAACCACAAATATGTTTTATGCAATTTGAAGAAAATAAAGATTATTTATTTGATTTTATTAATGATGTTAGTAATGATTTTTTAGAAAAAGATGCTTTTGAAGAAGGGTATGAAATAAAATCACTTCCTGAAATTGCTTTTACTGATATTTATAAAAAGTCTTTGGAAAAAGTTGAAGAAATAGATAAAGAAATTAATAAAGGCAAAGAGGATGATAAATATCCTGATGATGAGAAGTGTTATGAAATATTTAAAGAAAGTATGTCAGCTGAATTTAAAAAACACCATAAGTATTATGCAGTAGTAAGAGCAGATGGAGATGGAATAGGTGCTATAATTAAGGAACTTAAAGTTAAAGAAGATTATCAAAATTTTTCTAATATTTTATTTGAATTTGCAAAAGAATCAGTAGAAGAAATTGAGATTTATGGGGGCTTGCCTATATTTGCAGGTGGAGATGATTTACTCTTTTTTGCTCCAATTATAAATAGTAGTTGTAATGAATATAAAAATATTTTTGAATTAACAACTGCTTTGTCTAACATATTTGAAGAAAAATTAAAAAATTTAAAAGGTAAAACAAACAAAAAAGGAACTTTGTCATTTGGTATTACTATAAATTATTATAAATATCCATTATATGAAGCATACAATAATTCAGCAACGCTTTTATTTGAAAAAGCGAAAAAATATAAAGGTAAAAATGCTACAGCAGTAAAACTTTTAAAAGGTGGAAATAAACCAATTGAATTTATTTTAAGCAAAGCTGAAAAAGAGAAGTTTCAAGAGTTTTTAAAAATATTTAACTATGATAATAAAGATAAAAAATTAATAAAGGGAGTTATTTATACTCTTGAAAATCAAATTGAATTATTAAAATTAATACAAAATGATGAAGAGAAATTAACTAATTTTTTTATTAATAATTTTAAAAAAGAGATTCATACAGATAAAACGCAAATAAATGGATTAGTTAGAGAAATTAATAAAATTTTACAACTTGTTATTAATTATGGGAAAAAAGAAGAAACAGAAAATTTATTAAAATTATTAAGATTTTTAATGTTTTTAACGGAAAGAGGTGATGAATAA
- the bioF gene encoding 8-amino-7-oxononanoate synthase encodes MDFFKEELRKIKDLNLFREIKKISNSNGKYIYINGKKYIDFSSNNYLGLKDDERVKDAAIEAIKKYGVGSGASRLVTGTNELYNRLENEISNFKNTEATLLFNSGYDANLGSISTIMDKNDVIFSDKLNHASIIDGIFLSKSKLIRYKHNDINDLEDKLIKNRKNYKKALVITDSIFSMDGDKANLQDIAKLKEKYDFLFMIDEAHGTGIFGKNGIGLAEEQNVLGKVDITMGTLGKSFGTQGAYITGKKDIIEYLVNRCRSFIFTTAIAPSAIGAALKSLEIIKKEAKRREKILRNSDYLRKELLKLGLDTQNSSSQIIPIIIGEEKKALEISQKLFEENLFVSAIRKPTVPSGTARLRISINYNIDKDDIDKLISILKNIL; translated from the coding sequence ATGGATTTTTTCAAAGAAGAGTTAAGGAAAATAAAAGATTTGAATCTGTTTCGTGAGATAAAAAAGATAAGTAATAGTAATGGGAAATATATTTATATAAATGGCAAAAAATATATTGATTTTTCATCTAATAATTATTTAGGATTAAAAGATGATGAGAGAGTAAAAGATGCCGCAATAGAAGCTATAAAAAAATATGGTGTTGGAAGCGGAGCATCAAGACTTGTAACAGGAACAAATGAACTGTATAATAGATTAGAAAATGAAATATCGAATTTTAAAAATACAGAAGCTACACTTTTATTTAATAGTGGATATGATGCAAATTTAGGCTCTATATCTACTATAATGGATAAAAATGATGTGATATTTTCAGATAAATTAAATCACGCAAGTATAATAGATGGTATTTTTTTGAGTAAATCTAAATTAATTAGATATAAGCATAATGATATAAATGATTTAGAAGATAAATTGATAAAAAACAGGAAAAACTATAAAAAGGCATTAGTAATAACAGATTCTATATTTAGTATGGATGGAGATAAAGCAAATTTACAAGATATTGCAAAATTAAAAGAAAAATATGATTTTTTATTTATGATAGATGAAGCACACGGTACAGGAATATTTGGTAAAAATGGGATTGGATTAGCGGAAGAACAAAATGTTTTGGGAAAAGTAGATATAACAATGGGAACATTAGGGAAATCATTTGGAACTCAAGGAGCATATATTACTGGGAAAAAAGATATTATAGAATATTTGGTGAATAGATGTCGTAGCTTTATATTTACTACTGCAATAGCACCTTCTGCAATAGGAGCTGCATTAAAATCTTTGGAAATAATTAAAAAAGAGGCTAAAAGAAGAGAGAAAATTTTGAGAAATTCAGACTATTTAAGGAAAGAATTATTAAAATTGGGATTGGATACTCAAAATAGTAGTTCTCAAATAATTCCAATAATTATAGGAGAAGAAAAAAAAGCATTAGAGATTTCACAGAAATTATTTGAAGAAAATTTATTTGTTTCAGCTATAAGAAAACCAACAGTTCCAAGCGGGACAGCTAGATTAAGAATTTCAATTAATTATAATATAGATAAAGATGATATAGATAAACTTATTTCGATTTTGAAAAATATTTTATAA
- the cmr5 gene encoding type III-B CRISPR module-associated protein Cmr5: MSDKKVIENLISKAMELLEKEFDIKNKGGVPKELKGYISNFGASIIQSGLIPAVAFYERKETSKTDNVAINRKKLMRIIGNLIGYDLKSKEIKTEKNSKDDILLEELIKNNGTDAKIKKKDIINASIAVKLAIRVYKQIDENEKIGDKDE, encoded by the coding sequence GTGAGTGATAAAAAAGTTATAGAAAATTTAATATCCAAAGCTATGGAATTATTAGAAAAAGAGTTTGATATAAAAAATAAAGGTGGTGTTCCTAAAGAATTAAAAGGTTATATTTCAAATTTTGGAGCTTCAATAATCCAAAGCGGACTTATTCCAGCAGTTGCCTTTTATGAGAGAAAGGAAACTAGCAAAACTGATAATGTTGCAATAAATAGAAAAAAACTGATGAGAATAATAGGAAATTTAATAGGATATGACTTAAAATCTAAGGAAATAAAAACAGAAAAAAATTCAAAAGATGATATTTTATTAGAGGAACTAATAAAAAACAATGGAACTGATGCAAAAATAAAGAAAAAAGATATAATAAATGCCTCTATTGCGGTAAAACTTGCAATAAGAGTTTATAAGCAGATTGATGAAAATGAGAAAATAGGTGATAAAGATGAGTGA
- the bioB gene encoding biotin synthase BioB, with the protein MNKYINNEITKEEAVKLFSLKGSKLMELFTVSNKIREKYCGNEIHHCTITNAKSGKCSEDCKFCAQSARYNTNLKTYEFKDEETLEVEYKRANELNSENFGIVTSGKSIKKGSKEFEKIKEFLLKNRDKTKPCASIGLLDYEEFVELKEAGLTRYHNNIQTSIDKYGEIVATTHSVEDRIKSIKAAKKAGLKVCSGGIIGMGESYEDRVNMAFTLKELEVDSIPLNILNPIKGTPMGDREILSVDEILKTVAIFRIILKDKTIKIAAGRETILKDFMGLAFMSGANGLLVGGYLTLKGRSVEEDENFIKNLKKMWS; encoded by the coding sequence ATGAATAAATATATTAATAATGAAATAACAAAAGAAGAAGCAGTAAAATTATTTAGTTTAAAAGGTTCAAAATTAATGGAACTATTTACAGTTTCTAATAAAATAAGAGAAAAATATTGTGGGAATGAAATTCATCATTGTACAATTACAAATGCTAAATCAGGGAAATGTAGCGAAGATTGTAAATTTTGTGCTCAATCAGCTCGTTATAATACCAATTTAAAAACTTATGAATTTAAAGATGAAGAAACATTAGAAGTGGAATATAAAAGAGCAAATGAACTAAATTCTGAAAATTTTGGAATAGTTACAAGTGGAAAATCTATAAAAAAAGGTAGTAAAGAATTTGAAAAAATAAAAGAATTTTTATTAAAAAATAGAGATAAAACAAAGCCTTGTGCATCAATAGGGTTATTAGATTATGAAGAGTTTGTAGAATTAAAAGAAGCAGGACTTACAAGATATCATAATAATATTCAAACTTCAATAGATAAATATGGAGAAATTGTGGCAACTACACATTCAGTAGAGGACAGAATAAAGTCAATAAAAGCAGCTAAAAAAGCTGGATTAAAAGTTTGTAGTGGTGGAATAATAGGAATGGGAGAAAGTTATGAAGATAGAGTAAATATGGCATTTACTTTAAAAGAATTAGAGGTTGATTCTATTCCATTAAATATTTTGAATCCAATAAAAGGGACTCCAATGGGAGATAGAGAGATTTTATCAGTAGATGAAATATTAAAGACAGTAGCAATTTTCAGAATAATATTAAAAGATAAAACAATAAAAATAGCTGCAGGAAGAGAAACAATATTAAAAGATTTTATGGGACTTGCATTTATGAGTGGGGCAAATGGTCTTTTAGTAGGCGGATATTTAACATTAAAAGGCAGAAGCGTAGAAGAAGATGAAAATTTTATTAAAAATTTAAAAAAAATGTGGAGTTAA